One stretch of Roseimicrobium sp. ORNL1 DNA includes these proteins:
- a CDS encoding response regulator, with the protein MKQPLVLLADDDVLLHRVLAFKAAQQNWRMMSAYDGNECLRLALTERPSLIILDGMMPVLDGFATLRELRRLPETASIPVLMLSARNRETDVVGALDEGANDYLTKPFSPAELLARVSRILAGGVAA; encoded by the coding sequence GTGAAACAGCCCCTCGTTCTACTCGCTGATGACGACGTCCTCCTGCATCGCGTGCTAGCTTTCAAAGCGGCGCAGCAGAACTGGAGGATGATGTCTGCGTATGACGGCAACGAATGCCTGCGCCTCGCTCTCACCGAGCGACCGTCTTTGATCATCCTGGATGGGATGATGCCCGTGCTCGATGGCTTTGCGACGCTGCGCGAATTGCGCCGCCTCCCTGAGACTGCTTCCATTCCCGTATTGATGCTCTCCGCCCGCAATCGCGAGACGGATGTGGTGGGGGCCCTGGATGAAGGGGCCAATGACTACCTCACCAAGCCCTTCAGCCCGGCAGAGTTGCTGGCGAGGGTGAGCCGTATCCTTGCGGGAGGAGTCGCTGCGTGA
- a CDS encoding HEAT repeat domain-containing protein, with amino-acid sequence MTQTLIEPALVILTIIALTFASVAVLLWCSLLLYRMRENRRSKRRDQIADRWLTLLLPALEGGESLASLPRLRGRLETEAVLGLLRDLAERFRGQYRDNLHEVLKHIGAETYGFRLLKRTSETSRMRGCALLAWMAPSAQVDEKLAVLLRDPRPSVRLEAAHALTARSTPGISLQTIMTSLRGTEAMRSERTRDIIRLMAPGQSPTLSWLLQSATDAREKTLLLDGLAVAGDFMYATQVATYLADPSAKVRATAVDALERLADPQHIEAVAVLARDPDANVRLAVARYARSMRGDNTATTVLEYLAMDRHFEVRRTAVHALATWGGRSWDHLVSMAPQDPLLESIIREATQSNPPETATTTLLHA; translated from the coding sequence ATGACGCAAACTCTGATAGAGCCAGCACTGGTCATCCTCACCATCATTGCCCTGACCTTTGCAAGCGTGGCAGTGTTGCTGTGGTGCAGCCTGCTGCTCTATCGCATGAGGGAAAATCGCCGGAGCAAGCGGCGCGATCAGATCGCAGATCGCTGGCTGACCCTGCTGCTGCCTGCGCTGGAGGGGGGAGAGAGTCTGGCCTCGCTGCCGCGACTGCGCGGACGCCTGGAGACGGAGGCCGTGCTGGGCTTGCTGCGTGATCTCGCGGAGCGATTCCGCGGCCAGTACCGGGATAACTTGCATGAGGTGCTCAAGCACATCGGTGCGGAGACGTATGGCTTCCGATTGCTGAAGCGCACCTCTGAAACTTCACGCATGAGAGGCTGTGCCCTGCTGGCATGGATGGCACCCAGCGCGCAGGTGGATGAGAAGCTGGCCGTGCTCCTGCGTGACCCGCGCCCCAGCGTCCGGCTCGAGGCCGCGCATGCGCTGACGGCTCGCAGCACGCCCGGCATTTCGCTGCAGACCATCATGACCTCGCTGCGTGGTACGGAAGCCATGCGGTCGGAACGCACCCGGGACATCATTCGCCTCATGGCTCCGGGCCAGAGTCCTACGCTGAGCTGGCTCCTGCAGAGCGCCACGGATGCGCGTGAAAAAACCCTGCTGCTGGACGGCCTCGCCGTGGCGGGTGACTTCATGTATGCCACGCAGGTGGCGACCTATCTCGCGGATCCTTCTGCCAAGGTGCGTGCAACTGCGGTGGATGCCCTGGAGCGGCTGGCCGATCCCCAGCACATAGAAGCCGTCGCTGTCCTCGCCCGGGATCCGGATGCGAATGTGCGGCTCGCCGTGGCGCGCTATGCCCGCTCCATGCGTGGAGACAATACCGCCACCACCGTGCTGGAGTACCTGGCCATGGACCGCCATTTCGAAGTGCGCCGCACGGCAGTACACGCGCTGGCGACATGGGGCGGCCGCTCTTGGGATCATCTGGTGTCCATGGCGCCACAGGATCCGCTGCTGGAGTCCATCATTCGTGAAGCCACCCAGTCCAACCCGCCGGAAACTGCGACAACCACACTCCTCCACGCCTGA
- a CDS encoding RluA family pseudouridine synthase produces the protein MPQPLASNYHFTVLEETDEWLVVNKPAPLQIHPSKPSDTGLTLWDGLRELLRYELVNGGQVSIINRLDRETSGVVLVAKTSRTARELGKAMMRRQMHKTYLAIVHGWPEWDDLEIEEPLLRQGDVMESRIWVKQCVHPHGAPCLTDFHVLKRFEKTLADGRVEPFALVEAAPHTGRMHQIRVHLQFTGYPIVGDKLYGVDEECYLEFMETNWTPSLEERLLLPRQALHSHVLEVRTPELEHRWTAPLTPDLEKFIAE, from the coding sequence ATGCCTCAGCCACTGGCCTCCAACTACCATTTCACCGTCCTGGAGGAAACGGACGAATGGCTCGTGGTGAACAAGCCGGCGCCCCTGCAGATCCACCCCAGCAAACCCTCAGACACCGGTCTCACCTTGTGGGATGGCCTGCGCGAGCTGTTGCGCTATGAACTGGTGAATGGCGGTCAGGTTTCCATCATCAACCGTCTCGACCGTGAAACCAGCGGCGTGGTGCTGGTGGCCAAGACAAGCCGCACCGCGCGTGAATTGGGCAAGGCCATGATGCGTCGCCAGATGCACAAGACCTACCTCGCGATTGTTCACGGCTGGCCGGAGTGGGATGATCTGGAAATAGAGGAGCCCCTCCTGCGCCAGGGAGATGTCATGGAGTCCCGCATCTGGGTGAAGCAGTGCGTGCATCCCCATGGCGCGCCGTGCCTCACGGATTTCCACGTGCTGAAGCGGTTTGAAAAAACGCTGGCGGATGGCCGCGTGGAGCCCTTCGCGCTGGTGGAGGCTGCGCCGCACACGGGGCGCATGCACCAGATTCGCGTGCACCTGCAATTCACCGGATACCCCATCGTGGGAGACAAGCTCTATGGCGTGGACGAGGAATGCTACCTTGAGTTCATGGAGACGAACTGGACTCCGTCGCTTGAGGAGCGGCTGCTGCTCCCCCGGCAGGCGCTGCATTCCCACGTGCTGGAGGTGAGAACGCCGGAGCTGGAGCATCGCTGGACGGCCCCTCTCACCCCCGACCTGGAAAAATTCATCGCGGAGTAA
- a CDS encoding tetratricopeptide repeat protein: MRGRGFSIPWLTPLLAFMCCGRILAGVYEDAIAAKQAGRLEEATTLLKKALAEKPGNVEAWFHYGTVLGWQGKNDESLVALRKGLAIAPKDYDLRVAEARVMAWKSDYAAADERLASLDAEFPKNEEVLVMRGRIAGWRGDPGEARRYYEEVLAVNPKQVDALIGLGDLEFDRSKFKQARELYVRALEVDPSPDNQKRLDRIDNQKNWRADFGVTGSTFERGERDNWWSTFLAVSTKIESWGVWARWEYGERFKLYDHQFEFGAAGPVATGVQASVFGGFAPDADFSANGYVEGALRWRLYKQLGGIGSGTLLTETRWADYEAAQVDTYRLGWEQAIKGGWTVSASWIRLHYDTGENTDGWLAYLMWEPKERWMVRMGAGQSVESLTNQTIQQAQSLESYTIFFGIVVPISETWHVRVDAEREDVKDSVVRYGMAVSMGCLF; encoded by the coding sequence GTGAGGGGCCGGGGATTCTCCATCCCGTGGCTCACGCCGTTGCTCGCCTTCATGTGCTGCGGCCGGATCCTGGCCGGAGTCTATGAAGACGCCATCGCAGCAAAGCAGGCCGGACGCCTGGAGGAAGCCACGACCCTGCTGAAGAAGGCACTCGCGGAGAAGCCGGGGAATGTCGAAGCGTGGTTCCACTACGGCACCGTGCTGGGCTGGCAGGGAAAGAATGACGAGTCACTCGTGGCCTTGAGAAAGGGCCTGGCGATTGCGCCCAAGGACTATGACCTCCGTGTCGCGGAGGCGCGTGTCATGGCGTGGAAGTCCGACTATGCTGCCGCTGACGAACGCCTCGCCTCGCTCGACGCCGAATTCCCGAAGAATGAGGAGGTCCTGGTCATGCGCGGTCGCATCGCAGGTTGGCGTGGCGATCCGGGGGAAGCCAGGCGCTACTACGAGGAAGTCCTCGCGGTCAACCCAAAGCAGGTGGACGCACTCATCGGCCTGGGAGATCTGGAGTTTGATCGATCAAAATTCAAACAGGCGCGCGAGCTCTATGTGCGTGCGCTGGAAGTGGATCCGTCACCGGACAACCAGAAGCGGCTTGATCGCATCGACAACCAGAAGAACTGGCGTGCGGACTTCGGAGTCACCGGCAGCACCTTCGAAAGAGGTGAGCGCGACAACTGGTGGAGCACCTTCCTCGCAGTCTCCACCAAGATCGAGTCCTGGGGCGTTTGGGCTCGTTGGGAATACGGCGAGCGCTTCAAGTTGTATGATCACCAGTTCGAGTTCGGCGCGGCAGGTCCAGTGGCCACCGGTGTGCAGGCATCGGTCTTCGGCGGCTTCGCTCCCGATGCGGACTTCAGCGCCAATGGCTATGTGGAAGGCGCGCTGCGCTGGCGTCTCTACAAACAGCTCGGCGGGATTGGCAGCGGCACGCTTTTGACGGAGACACGGTGGGCCGACTATGAAGCCGCACAGGTGGACACGTACCGCCTCGGCTGGGAACAGGCGATCAAGGGTGGATGGACCGTGAGTGCCTCCTGGATCCGGCTGCATTATGACACCGGTGAGAATACCGACGGTTGGCTGGCCTACCTCATGTGGGAGCCCAAGGAACGGTGGATGGTGCGCATGGGTGCAGGTCAGTCCGTGGAGTCTCTCACGAATCAAACCATCCAGCAGGCCCAGAGTCTGGAGTCGTATACGATCTTTTTTGGCATCGTGGTGCCAATCTCGGAGACCTGGCACGTCCGTGTCGACGCCGAGCGCGAAGATGTGAAGGACTCTGTGGTGCGCTACGGCATGGCGGTCAGCATGGGCTGTCTCTTTTGA
- a CDS encoding glycosyltransferase family 2 protein: MNVEWLDDVWFHRAVWITAGVILVLQVAQNSIYLVQLMKALPEFLRARSRASRLREWWLLTSEATPPMTLLVPAYNEEATIVESLRSTLTLRYPEYEIIVVNDGSKDKTLERLIEAFALHPVHRALPGRTAYQPVRGIYACAALPNLLVVDKQNGGKADALNAAIDLASHPYVCAVDADSLLDSDALLRAVRPFVDAPDTTLAVGGTIRVVNGCQVRAGQVLEVRPPKHWLELFQAVEYLRAFLLARMAWTRNQSVTIISGAFGIFRRDVLLELGGYAHGTVGEDMELVVRLHRWAGDNGVPSEVWHVPDPVCWTEVPDSIRVLSRQRTRWQRGLCETLWRHRGMLGRPRYGSAGMYALPSFLIFDVISPLLELLGLVMVPLCALAGILSWQFFVAYCAVVFGFGLCLSLGAMILSEFSLQHHRRVRDLLWMGIGAVVENFGYRQLNSWWRVMGIWQYLRGKQGWGAMTRKGFTKAPSS, encoded by the coding sequence ATGAATGTCGAGTGGCTGGATGACGTGTGGTTTCACCGGGCCGTCTGGATCACGGCAGGAGTGATCCTGGTGCTGCAGGTCGCGCAGAACAGCATCTACCTCGTGCAGCTGATGAAGGCCCTGCCGGAGTTTCTTCGCGCGCGCAGCCGTGCCTCGCGCCTGCGGGAGTGGTGGCTGCTCACGTCAGAGGCCACACCTCCCATGACGTTACTGGTGCCGGCGTACAATGAAGAAGCCACCATTGTGGAAAGCTTGCGCTCCACGCTGACGCTGCGCTATCCAGAATACGAAATCATCGTGGTGAATGATGGCTCGAAGGACAAGACCCTCGAGAGACTCATTGAGGCATTCGCCTTGCACCCGGTGCATCGCGCGCTCCCGGGCCGCACTGCCTATCAGCCCGTCCGCGGCATCTATGCCTGTGCCGCTCTTCCGAACCTGCTCGTGGTCGACAAACAAAATGGCGGCAAGGCGGATGCGCTCAATGCGGCGATTGATCTCGCGTCACATCCTTATGTGTGTGCGGTGGATGCGGATTCCCTGCTGGACTCAGATGCGCTTCTGCGTGCGGTGCGGCCGTTTGTGGATGCACCCGACACGACTCTCGCGGTCGGCGGTACCATTCGCGTGGTGAATGGCTGCCAGGTGCGTGCTGGCCAGGTATTGGAAGTGCGGCCGCCCAAGCACTGGCTTGAGCTCTTCCAGGCCGTGGAATATCTCCGCGCCTTCCTGCTCGCGCGCATGGCGTGGACGCGGAATCAATCGGTGACCATCATCTCCGGTGCGTTCGGCATTTTCCGTCGTGATGTGCTGCTGGAACTCGGCGGCTATGCGCACGGCACGGTGGGTGAAGACATGGAGCTCGTGGTGCGCCTGCATCGCTGGGCTGGAGATAACGGAGTGCCTTCCGAGGTGTGGCATGTGCCGGATCCCGTATGTTGGACAGAAGTACCTGACTCGATCAGGGTGCTTTCACGTCAGCGCACTCGCTGGCAGCGCGGCCTGTGCGAGACACTCTGGAGACACCGCGGCATGCTCGGGAGGCCACGCTATGGATCCGCGGGCATGTATGCGCTTCCTTCGTTTCTTATCTTTGATGTCATCAGTCCGCTGCTGGAGCTGCTCGGGTTGGTGATGGTGCCGCTCTGCGCGCTGGCAGGGATTCTCAGTTGGCAGTTCTTCGTGGCCTACTGCGCCGTGGTGTTTGGTTTTGGTCTGTGCCTCAGTTTGGGCGCGATGATCCTCTCGGAGTTCTCACTGCAGCATCATCGCCGCGTCAGGGATCTTCTCTGGATGGGTATCGGTGCCGTGGTGGAGAACTTTGGTTATCGCCAGCTCAACAGCTGGTGGCGAGTGATGGGCATCTGGCAGTACCTTCGCGGGAAACAAGGCTGGGGCGCGATGACCCGCAAGGGGTTCACGAAGGCGCCGTCGTCGTAG